The Lysobacter panacisoli genome includes a window with the following:
- a CDS encoding trypsin-like peptidase domain-containing protein: MTTASKTLLALTLAAAFGGFAATAIREGLEAPARAEPSAPAAAIAPTVAALPAVVSGQPLPSLAPMLAKVTPAVVSVHTKQRVRVSPFGNDPIFRRMFPELSQERINESLGSGVIVDAQRGYVLTNHHVIEGADEVSVTLADGRTLTAEFVGSDPDTDVALMRIKAPNLTALPMADSGALRVGDFVVAVGNPFGIGQTVTSGIVSAVGRSGLRGLGFQNFIQTDASINPGNSGGALVNLNGELVGINTASFNPRGSMAGNIGLGFAIPTSLARNIMGQLIANNGVVIRGTLGLESQDVDARIAQALGLPEARGAVVTQVFSGSAAAAAGVKVGDVILSANGERIDGRDALRNFEGLQAVGGRIALDVRRDGKPLQLTATLRAQPKAFAGLELDPRLNGATFAELPERLRQAGLSGVLVESVERGSRAEANRLRKDDVVIASNAGNFEDLPGFRASFTQAPAQLVLRIVRGGRPADLLMQ; this comes from the coding sequence ATGACGACCGCTTCCAAGACCCTGCTCGCCCTGACCCTGGCCGCCGCGTTCGGCGGGTTCGCCGCCACCGCGATCCGCGAGGGGCTGGAGGCGCCCGCCCGCGCCGAGCCGTCCGCCCCCGCCGCCGCGATCGCGCCGACCGTTGCTGCCCTGCCGGCCGTGGTCAGCGGGCAGCCGCTGCCGTCGCTGGCGCCGATGCTGGCCAAGGTGACGCCGGCCGTGGTCAGCGTGCACACAAAGCAGCGCGTGCGGGTCAGCCCGTTCGGCAACGACCCGATCTTCCGCCGCATGTTCCCCGAGCTGTCGCAGGAGCGGATCAACGAATCGCTGGGTTCGGGCGTGATCGTCGATGCCCAACGCGGCTACGTGCTGACCAACCACCACGTGATCGAGGGCGCGGACGAGGTCTCGGTGACGCTCGCCGACGGGCGCACGCTCACCGCCGAGTTCGTCGGCTCCGATCCCGACACCGACGTCGCGCTGATGCGCATCAAGGCACCGAACCTGACCGCCCTGCCGATGGCCGACTCGGGCGCGCTGCGCGTGGGCGATTTCGTGGTCGCCGTGGGCAATCCGTTCGGCATCGGCCAGACGGTGACCTCGGGCATCGTCTCGGCGGTCGGCCGCAGCGGCCTGCGCGGACTGGGCTTCCAGAACTTCATCCAGACCGACGCGTCGATCAACCCGGGCAATTCCGGCGGCGCGCTGGTCAACCTCAACGGCGAACTGGTCGGCATCAATACGGCCAGCTTCAACCCGCGCGGCTCGATGGCCGGCAACATCGGCCTGGGCTTCGCGATCCCGACCAGCCTGGCGCGCAACATCATGGGCCAGCTGATCGCCAACAACGGCGTGGTGATCCGCGGCACGCTGGGCCTGGAATCGCAGGACGTGGACGCACGCATCGCGCAGGCGCTGGGCCTGCCCGAAGCGCGCGGCGCCGTGGTGACGCAGGTGTTCTCCGGCAGCGCCGCCGCGGCCGCAGGCGTGAAGGTGGGCGACGTGATCCTCTCCGCCAACGGCGAGCGCATCGACGGACGCGACGCGCTGCGCAACTTCGAGGGCCTGCAGGCAGTGGGCGGGCGCATCGCGCTGGACGTGCGCCGCGACGGCAAGCCGTTGCAGCTCACCGCGACACTGCGCGCACAGCCCAAGGCCTTCGCCGGTCTGGAACTGGATCCGCGCCTGAACGGTGCGACCTTCGCCGAACTGCCCGAACGCCTGCGCCAGGCCGGCCTGTCCGGCGTACTGGTCGAATCGGTCGAGCGCGGCAGTCGCGCCGAAGCGAACCGCCTGCGCAAGGACGACGTGGTGATTGCGTCCAACGCGGGCAACTTCGAAGATTTACCGGGTTTCCGCGCGAGCTTCACGCAAGCTCCGGCACAGTTGGTCCTGCGCATCGTCCGTGGTGGACGGCCAGCCGATCTGCTGATGCAGTGA
- a CDS encoding leucyl aminopeptidase family protein, with product MSLPSGFVSAASVADALPLHVVTRDTLAAWRATQAPAVGAWLDAQGFEGASFSAVTLPAADGGIAGAVIGVTDVLDPFAYGHAPFALPARAWSLATALSPEAHAALQLGWGLGSYRFDRYRTPLRVPAQLAIEPPQGDVLDQLIACVRVRDLVNTPTEHMGPDQLEQVACEIAERFGAHIEVVSGEDLLTHNFPAIHAVGRASHRAPRLIALRWGDESHPHVAIVGKGVCFDTGGLDLKPADGMRNMKKDMGGAAHAIALAELVMARKLPLRITLLVPAVENAIGPNAFRPGEVIATRQGLSVEIDNTDAEGRVILCDALTYAAERKPGLLLDFATLTGAARIALGPDLPALYSNDEAVAQQWIEAGVAQRDPLWRMPLWRPYLRYLASNVADIANGGPSKMAGSITAAVYLDRFVPPTQKWAHLDVYSWNDADRPGRPAGGEAQGLRGAYALLKRHAGV from the coding sequence ATGAGCCTGCCGTCTGGATTCGTTTCCGCCGCATCCGTCGCCGACGCGTTGCCGCTGCACGTCGTCACCCGCGACACGCTCGCCGCGTGGCGCGCCACGCAGGCGCCCGCGGTCGGCGCCTGGCTCGATGCGCAGGGCTTCGAGGGTGCGTCGTTCTCGGCCGTCACCCTGCCCGCGGCCGACGGCGGCATCGCCGGCGCAGTGATCGGCGTGACCGACGTGCTCGATCCCTTCGCCTACGGGCACGCTCCGTTCGCACTGCCGGCGCGCGCATGGTCGCTGGCGACCGCGCTGTCGCCCGAGGCGCACGCCGCGCTGCAGCTCGGCTGGGGCCTGGGCAGTTACCGGTTCGACCGCTATCGCACGCCGCTGCGCGTGCCGGCGCAGCTCGCGATCGAGCCGCCGCAGGGCGACGTGCTGGACCAGCTCATCGCGTGCGTGCGCGTGCGCGACCTGGTCAACACGCCGACCGAGCACATGGGCCCGGACCAGCTGGAACAGGTGGCGTGCGAGATCGCCGAACGCTTCGGTGCGCACATCGAAGTGGTCAGCGGCGAGGACCTGCTCACGCACAACTTCCCCGCGATCCACGCAGTCGGCCGCGCCAGCCATCGCGCGCCGCGCCTGATCGCGCTGCGCTGGGGCGACGAGTCGCATCCGCACGTCGCCATCGTCGGCAAGGGCGTGTGCTTCGACACCGGCGGCCTGGACCTCAAGCCCGCCGATGGCATGCGCAACATGAAGAAGGACATGGGCGGCGCGGCGCACGCGATCGCGCTGGCCGAACTGGTCATGGCGCGCAAGCTGCCGCTGCGCATCACCCTGCTGGTACCGGCGGTGGAGAATGCGATCGGTCCCAACGCGTTCCGCCCGGGCGAAGTCATCGCCACGCGCCAGGGACTGTCGGTGGAGATCGACAATACCGACGCCGAAGGCCGGGTCATCCTGTGCGACGCGCTGACCTACGCGGCTGAGCGGAAGCCGGGCCTGCTGCTCGACTTCGCCACGCTCACGGGTGCGGCGCGCATCGCGCTGGGTCCGGACCTGCCGGCGCTGTACAGCAACGACGAGGCGGTCGCGCAGCAGTGGATCGAGGCCGGCGTCGCGCAGCGCGATCCGCTGTGGCGCATGCCGCTGTGGCGCCCGTACCTGCGCTACCTCGCCAGCAATGTCGCCGACATCGCCAACGGCGGGCCGTCGAAGATGGCCGGCAGCATCACCGCGGCCGTGTACCTGGATCGTTTCGTCCCGCCCACGCAGAAGTGGGCGCATCTCGACGTCTACAGCTGGAACGACGCCGACCGTCCCGGCCGTCCCGCCGGCGGCGAAGCGCAGGGCCTGCGCGGTGCGTATGCATTGTTGAAGCGGCACGCGGGCGTTTGA
- a CDS encoding DUF6289 family protein gives MRHAIGKRIALAAVLALMLVGAASAGRWPYVMTFYDEAGNAVGWQIGHCDNSYSFHGVRTSVYTIQQLQCPGD, from the coding sequence ATGCGCCACGCAATCGGAAAGCGGATCGCCCTCGCGGCCGTGCTGGCCCTGATGCTCGTCGGGGCCGCCAGCGCGGGTCGCTGGCCCTACGTCATGACGTTCTACGACGAAGCCGGCAATGCGGTGGGCTGGCAGATCGGCCACTGCGACAATAGCTACAGCTTCCACGGGGTGCGCACGAGCGTGTACACGATCCAACAGCTGCAGTGCCCGGGCGATTGA
- a CDS encoding HAD-IA family hydrolase, whose protein sequence is MHFPVRAITLDLDDTLWPFAPIGARVERVLDAWLHEHCPRTAQRFPIEAMRELRGQVFAERPDLAHDLSQLRRLSLVRAMELSGDDPLHADAAFEIFYAERNRVEFYDDALPALARLAARVPLGALSNGNADLARVGIAAHFVFQLGAREHGAAKPAASIFHAACARFAHAPVDVLHVGDDIEMDVVGAYRAGLRSCWINRESMRWPHETLRPDLEFTSLAELADWLDAAQSPEPIAA, encoded by the coding sequence ATGCATTTCCCGGTCCGTGCGATCACCCTCGACCTCGACGACACCCTGTGGCCGTTCGCGCCGATCGGCGCGCGGGTCGAGCGCGTGCTGGACGCATGGCTGCACGAACACTGCCCGCGCACGGCGCAGCGGTTCCCGATCGAGGCCATGCGCGAACTGCGCGGCCAGGTGTTCGCCGAACGCCCCGACCTGGCGCACGACCTGAGCCAGTTGCGCAGGCTGAGCCTGGTGCGCGCGATGGAGTTGTCCGGCGACGATCCGCTGCACGCCGATGCGGCGTTCGAGATCTTCTACGCGGAACGCAATCGCGTGGAGTTCTACGACGACGCCCTGCCCGCGCTCGCGCGGCTGGCCGCGCGCGTGCCGCTGGGCGCGCTTAGCAACGGCAATGCGGACCTGGCGCGCGTGGGCATCGCCGCGCATTTCGTCTTCCAGCTCGGCGCGCGCGAACACGGCGCGGCCAAGCCGGCGGCGAGCATCTTCCACGCCGCGTGCGCGCGGTTCGCGCATGCACCGGTCGACGTACTGCACGTCGGCGACGACATCGAGATGGACGTCGTCGGCGCGTACCGTGCCGGCCTGCGCAGCTGCTGGATCAATCGCGAAAGCATGCGCTGGCCGCACGAAACCCTGCGTCCCGACCTTGAATTCACTTCCCTTGCCGAACTGGCCGACTGGCTGGACGCGGCGCAATCACCGGAACCCATTGCCGCATGA
- a CDS encoding XAC0095 family protein: protein MSRQRSSAASPSTHYVLSDAAHGALLRIRDHLRLLARMTAAGIVYEAKELHLSPDALTTTFQRLANDLDGVLHGATPRRS, encoded by the coding sequence ATGAGCAGGCAGCGCAGTTCGGCGGCATCCCCTTCCACCCATTACGTGTTGAGCGACGCGGCGCACGGTGCGCTCCTGCGCATACGCGACCATCTGCGGCTGCTCGCACGCATGACGGCTGCCGGCATCGTGTATGAAGCCAAGGAGCTGCACCTCTCTCCCGATGCGCTGACGACCACCTTCCAGCGCCTCGCGAACGACCTCGACGGCGTGCTGCACGGCGCAACGCCGAGACGATCCTGA
- a CDS encoding adenosylcobalamin-dependent ribonucleoside-diphosphate reductase produces the protein MSTVRLEAVKSVEAEREIPMQPASQDIWDKKYRLKTKNGQAVDADIDATYQRVAKALAEAEPTPDKQQYWNERFVWALRRGAIPAGRITSNAGALEHKPATSTINCTVSGTIEDSMDGILEKVHEAGLTLKAGCGIGYEFSTLRPRGAFVAGAGAYTSGPMSFMDIYDKMCFTVSSAGGRRGAQMGTFDVSHPDVKDFIRAKREDGRLRQFNLSLLITDGFMQAVENDADWPLVFPVNIKEKGDIDLKDAAQVVWREWPTHRNYIVRDDGLVACKIYGHIRARHLWDMIMVSTYDYAEPGFILIDRVNEMNNNWWCENIRATNPCGEQPLPAYGACLLGSVNLTKFVRNPFTEQAAFDWEEYKEVVRVFTRMLDNVVEVNGLPLEQQRNEIMRKRRHGMGFLGLGSTVTMLRMKYGSKESCEFTERIAQEMAVAGWEMGLALAKEKGAAPIMEERFPVTAEMLRKRPEMKKDGWKVGQDIPGKVLHAKYSRYMQRIAGVAPELVEELADVGARFTHHSSIAPTGTISLSLANNASNGIEPSFAHHYSRNVIREGKKSKEKVDVYSYELLAYRELINTKAMPFSDEADAKLPDYFIAADDISPKEHVDVQAAAQKWVDSSISKTANVPTDYPYEQFKDIYRYAHQQGLKGCTTFRFNPAAFQGVLVKEQDLENTTYRFELEDGSVLEVKGNEQIEYDGEMHTAANLFDALKEGYYGKF, from the coding sequence ATGAGCACAGTGCGTCTGGAGGCGGTGAAGTCGGTCGAGGCCGAGCGTGAGATTCCGATGCAGCCGGCGTCCCAGGACATCTGGGACAAGAAGTACCGCCTGAAGACCAAGAACGGCCAGGCAGTGGACGCGGACATCGACGCGACGTACCAGCGCGTCGCCAAGGCCCTGGCCGAAGCCGAGCCCACGCCGGACAAGCAGCAGTACTGGAACGAGCGTTTCGTCTGGGCGCTGCGCCGTGGGGCCATTCCCGCCGGCCGCATCACGTCCAACGCCGGCGCGCTGGAGCACAAGCCCGCCACCTCGACCATCAACTGCACCGTCTCGGGCACCATCGAGGATTCGATGGACGGCATCCTGGAGAAGGTCCACGAAGCGGGCCTGACCCTGAAGGCCGGCTGCGGCATCGGCTACGAGTTCTCCACGCTGCGTCCGCGCGGCGCGTTCGTCGCTGGCGCCGGCGCGTACACGTCGGGCCCGATGTCCTTCATGGATATCTACGACAAGATGTGCTTCACCGTGTCCTCCGCCGGCGGCCGCCGCGGCGCGCAGATGGGCACGTTCGACGTCAGCCATCCGGACGTGAAGGACTTCATCCGCGCCAAGCGCGAGGACGGTCGCCTCCGTCAGTTCAACCTGTCGCTGCTGATCACCGACGGCTTCATGCAGGCCGTCGAGAACGACGCCGACTGGCCGCTGGTGTTCCCGGTGAACATCAAGGAAAAGGGCGACATCGACCTCAAGGACGCCGCCCAGGTCGTGTGGCGCGAGTGGCCGACCCACCGCAACTACATCGTGCGCGACGACGGACTGGTGGCCTGCAAGATCTACGGCCACATCCGCGCCCGCCACCTGTGGGACATGATCATGGTCTCGACGTACGACTACGCCGAGCCGGGCTTCATCCTGATCGACCGCGTCAACGAGATGAACAACAACTGGTGGTGCGAGAACATCCGCGCCACCAACCCGTGCGGCGAGCAGCCGCTGCCGGCCTACGGCGCCTGCCTGCTGGGCTCGGTCAACCTCACCAAGTTCGTGCGCAACCCGTTCACCGAACAGGCCGCGTTCGACTGGGAGGAATACAAGGAAGTCGTGCGCGTGTTCACGCGCATGCTCGACAACGTGGTCGAAGTGAACGGCCTGCCGCTGGAACAGCAGCGCAACGAGATCATGCGCAAGCGCCGCCACGGCATGGGCTTCCTGGGCCTGGGCAGCACCGTGACCATGCTGCGCATGAAGTACGGCAGCAAGGAGTCGTGCGAGTTCACCGAGCGCATCGCCCAGGAAATGGCCGTCGCCGGCTGGGAAATGGGCCTGGCGCTGGCGAAGGAGAAGGGCGCCGCGCCGATCATGGAAGAGCGCTTCCCGGTCACCGCCGAGATGCTGCGCAAGCGTCCGGAGATGAAGAAGGACGGCTGGAAGGTCGGCCAGGACATTCCCGGCAAGGTGCTGCACGCCAAGTACAGCCGCTACATGCAGCGCATCGCCGGCGTCGCGCCGGAACTGGTCGAAGAGCTCGCCGACGTCGGCGCGCGCTTCACCCACCACAGCTCGATCGCGCCCACCGGCACCATCTCGCTGTCGCTGGCCAACAACGCCTCCAACGGCATCGAGCCGTCCTTCGCGCACCACTACAGCCGCAACGTGATCCGCGAAGGCAAGAAGTCGAAGGAAAAGGTCGACGTCTACAGCTATGAGCTGCTCGCCTATCGTGAGCTGATCAACACCAAGGCGATGCCGTTCTCCGACGAGGCCGACGCGAAGCTGCCCGACTACTTCATCGCCGCCGACGACATCTCGCCGAAGGAACACGTCGACGTGCAGGCCGCCGCGCAGAAGTGGGTGGACAGCTCGATCTCCAAGACCGCGAACGTGCCCACGGACTATCCGTACGAGCAGTTCAAGGACATCTACCGCTACGCGCACCAGCAGGGCCTGAAGGGCTGCACCACGTTCCGCTTCAACCCGGCCGCCTTCCAGGGCGTGCTGGTGAAGGAGCAGGACCTGGAGAACACCACCTACCGCTTCGAACTCGAAGACGGCAGCGTGCTGGAAGTGAAGGGCAACGAGCAGATCGAGTACGACGGCGAGATGCACACCGCCGCCAATCTGTTCGATGCGCTCAAGGAAGGTTATTACGGCAAGTTCTGA
- a CDS encoding AI-2E family transporter, which produces MNAQPPAESASGSDAADGDAPDLPAPRPPPPRPRSPAAVVVLATLAVCFTLWAAQELILPILLAAFFALVGNPIIRFLQRLYVPRFFGALLVLLGGLTAAGALGNQLIEPAGEWVRQVPREMKQIAPKLRDLTKPMLDANKAAQNIARAAGGESTSKPVQVIRTELNEPYKVLTATPRRVASVLAVVLLTFFFMVYGQTLQRNALALLPTRQQKKLTVEILTSIERAISRYVLTITVINTVLGLALAASLYWLGVPMQEALLWGTMAAILNFAPYVGPLIGIIIMLLMGFVAFDDLLPSLLPAGIYLALHTVESQIVTPIILGHSMRLSPLVLILALMLFGWLWGIIGLLLAVPLLVCVKLVLARIEGLGGWAKLLE; this is translated from the coding sequence TTGAACGCGCAACCGCCCGCCGAATCGGCTTCCGGCTCCGACGCTGCCGACGGCGACGCGCCCGATCTTCCCGCGCCTCGCCCGCCGCCGCCGCGCCCGCGCTCGCCGGCCGCGGTGGTGGTGCTGGCCACGCTCGCGGTGTGCTTCACCTTGTGGGCCGCGCAGGAACTGATCCTGCCGATCCTGCTGGCCGCGTTCTTCGCGCTGGTCGGCAATCCGATCATCCGCTTCCTGCAGCGCCTGTATGTGCCGCGTTTCTTCGGCGCGCTGCTGGTGCTGCTGGGCGGACTGACCGCGGCCGGCGCGCTGGGCAACCAGCTGATCGAACCGGCCGGGGAATGGGTCCGCCAGGTGCCGCGCGAGATGAAGCAGATCGCGCCGAAGCTGCGCGACCTGACCAAACCTATGCTCGACGCCAACAAGGCCGCGCAGAACATCGCGCGTGCGGCGGGCGGCGAGAGCACCAGCAAGCCGGTGCAAGTGATCCGCACCGAACTCAACGAACCTTACAAGGTGCTCACCGCGACGCCGCGACGCGTGGCCTCGGTGCTGGCGGTGGTGCTGTTGACGTTCTTCTTCATGGTGTACGGGCAGACGCTGCAGCGAAACGCGCTGGCGCTGCTGCCCACGCGCCAGCAGAAGAAGCTGACGGTGGAGATCCTCACCTCGATCGAGCGCGCGATCTCGCGCTACGTGCTGACCATCACCGTGATCAACACCGTGCTGGGCCTGGCGCTCGCCGCTTCGCTGTACTGGCTGGGCGTGCCGATGCAGGAGGCGCTGCTGTGGGGCACGATGGCGGCGATCCTCAATTTCGCGCCGTACGTGGGTCCGCTGATCGGCATCATCATCATGCTGCTGATGGGCTTCGTCGCCTTCGACGACCTGCTGCCCTCGCTGCTGCCGGCCGGCATCTACCTGGCGCTGCACACGGTGGAGAGCCAGATCGTCACGCCGATCATCCTCGGTCACAGCATGCGCCTGTCGCCGCTGGTGCTGATCCTGGCGCTGATGCTGTTCGGCTGGCTGTGGGGAATCATCGGCCTGCTGCTGGCGGTACCGCTGCTGGTATGCGTGAAGCTGGTGCTGGCGCGCATCGAAGGCCTGGGCGGCTGGGCGAAGCTGTTGGAGTAG
- a CDS encoding NrdJb, translating to MAVKIDKKIKGYAVVTPEDKAKEAAKGAAPVSVVDALPTADVIQMHERIERPEILVGSTYKIKSPLFEHALYVTINDIVLNAGTEHELRRPFEIFINSKNMDHFQWIVALTRIMSAVFRKGGDVTFLVDEMKAVFDPRGGYWKPGGVYMPSLVAELGAIVEDHLKSIGLIHDPEMSDAQRALIAEKRAAYAQLSKKNSDVSNPAGDLFPEPRVADTPRSEDVEITGEGVAFPPSATMCHKCSTKAVVIMDGCATCLNCGYSKCG from the coding sequence ATGGCCGTCAAGATCGACAAGAAAATCAAGGGTTACGCCGTCGTCACTCCGGAAGACAAGGCGAAAGAGGCCGCCAAGGGCGCCGCGCCCGTGTCCGTCGTGGACGCGCTGCCGACGGCCGACGTGATCCAGATGCACGAGCGCATCGAGCGCCCGGAAATCCTGGTCGGCTCCACCTACAAGATCAAGTCGCCGCTGTTCGAGCACGCGCTGTACGTCACCATCAACGACATCGTGCTCAACGCCGGCACCGAACACGAACTGCGCCGTCCCTTCGAGATCTTCATCAACTCGAAGAACATGGACCACTTCCAGTGGATCGTCGCGCTCACCCGCATCATGTCCGCCGTGTTCCGCAAGGGCGGCGACGTCACCTTCCTGGTCGACGAGATGAAGGCCGTGTTCGACCCGCGTGGCGGTTACTGGAAGCCGGGCGGCGTGTACATGCCGTCGCTGGTCGCCGAACTGGGCGCGATCGTGGAAGACCACCTCAAGTCCATCGGCCTGATCCACGATCCGGAGATGAGCGACGCCCAGCGCGCGCTGATCGCCGAGAAGCGCGCGGCCTACGCGCAACTCTCAAAAAAAAACTCTGACGTAAGCAACCCCGCCGGCGACCTGTTCCCCGAACCGCGCGTCGCCGACACCCCGCGCAGCGAAGACGTCGAAATCACCGGCGAAGGCGTCGCCTTCCCGCCGTCCGCCACCATGTGCCACAAGTGCTCGACGAAGGCGGTGGTGATCATGGACGGGTGTGCGACGTGTTTGAATTGCGGGTATAGCAAGTGCGGGTGA
- a CDS encoding phage holin family protein, with amino-acid sequence MSEADERAQAEDPGKGPAAEPPPDLTESLRDIGATARASLGATVDSAKALRSLVAADLSLARSALGRALAFTGVAIVFGASSWLLLMATLVALLRQFGVSWLGSMLIAAGLSLAVTVYACFRAAHYFEHTRLQATRRQLARLGIGELADLMPTPGSDESARKAARDLHGDPDKLRENGITPP; translated from the coding sequence GTGAGCGAGGCCGACGAGCGCGCGCAGGCCGAAGACCCGGGCAAGGGCCCGGCCGCGGAACCGCCGCCGGACCTCACCGAATCGCTGCGCGACATCGGCGCGACCGCGCGCGCCAGCCTCGGCGCCACGGTCGATTCGGCCAAGGCGTTGCGCTCGCTGGTCGCCGCGGACCTCTCGCTCGCGCGCAGTGCGCTCGGCCGCGCGCTCGCGTTCACCGGCGTGGCGATCGTGTTCGGTGCGTCGTCGTGGTTGCTGCTGATGGCCACGCTGGTCGCGCTGCTGCGGCAGTTCGGCGTGTCATGGCTGGGCTCGATGCTGATCGCCGCGGGCCTGAGCCTGGCCGTCACCGTCTACGCCTGCTTCCGTGCGGCGCACTATTTCGAACACACCCGCCTGCAGGCCACGCGCCGCCAGCTGGCGCGACTGGGCATCGGCGAACTGGCCGACCTCATGCCCACGCCGGGTTCCGACGAATCCGCGCGCAAGGCCGCGCGCGATCTGCACGGCGATCCCGATAAGCTGCGCGAGAACGGCATCACGCCGCCCTGA
- a CDS encoding REP-associated tyrosine transposase — protein sequence MNPGNAGTTTRMVRYRRSRIPGGTYFFTLTLRDRRDDALVRHIDLLRASWRVASSRVPHEVIAVVVLPEHLHAVIRLRNDTADYSQLWQEIKKGFTRRLPGDRVSLWQPRFWEHTIRDEVDLRRHVDYVHFNPVKHGLVTRVADWPLSSFHRHARMGWLPVDWGGEAR from the coding sequence TTGAACCCGGGCAATGCCGGGACGACAACGCGGATGGTGCGATACCGGCGAAGCCGTATCCCGGGCGGCACCTACTTCTTCACGCTGACCCTGCGCGATCGACGTGACGATGCGTTGGTGCGTCATATCGACCTGTTGCGTGCCTCATGGCGAGTCGCGTCTTCGCGCGTTCCGCATGAGGTCATCGCCGTCGTCGTGTTGCCCGAGCACCTGCACGCCGTTATCCGGCTGCGCAATGACACCGCGGATTACTCGCAGCTGTGGCAGGAGATCAAGAAGGGCTTCACGCGGAGGCTGCCGGGCGACCGAGTGTCATTGTGGCAACCGCGTTTCTGGGAACACACGATTCGCGACGAAGTCGATCTGCGCAGGCATGTCGATTACGTGCACTTCAACCCGGTGAAGCACGGCCTGGTCACGCGCGTGGCGGATTGGCCGCTCTCCTCGTTTCACCGCCACGCGCGGATGGGTTGGCTGCCGGTCGATTGGGGTGGTGAGGCTCGGTAA
- a CDS encoding arylsulfatase, producing MSERTSTLSKAERTRDNLEPAVPHADQTNAAQAKLDALFKAKGKRPNIVWFLIDDMGYGDPGAFGGGEAIGAATPNMDRLAREGLKLTSTYSQPTCTPTRSAILTGRLPVRTGLTRPILAGDRVGKNPWSDEISLAALLSDSGYTTVLSGKWHVGEAEGMRPHDVGFDEFYGFYPAQKEISQAFDKRRYPDLVLNPERLAALRAEGGSEALIHGWKGGKTEEASKITCLDDVADGDRKLKEFSIGKIKELAASGKPFFLEHAFMKVHADNFPSKAFEGASSSKFPYKDSVVEVDTYIGEIVDALEKAGVLDNTFIFITSDNGPQRDSWPDAGYSPFRGAKSSAWEGGVRVPGIAYWKGMIAPGRESDGLFDLMDLFNTCLDLAGVENKVPQDRYIDGICQTSFLLCDDGESCREKVYIWAEKNLMAMRMYEYKIHVKVMTTHSQWLDIDMTTVASVGIAPWLFNLYIDPKEEYPVGHRMNAFIAPMSAELKAHAATFKKYPPKDIGL from the coding sequence GTGAGCGAGCGCACCAGCACTCTCAGCAAGGCGGAGCGGACGCGGGACAACCTGGAGCCCGCGGTTCCGCACGCGGACCAGACGAATGCGGCGCAAGCGAAGCTCGACGCGCTCTTCAAGGCGAAGGGCAAGCGGCCGAACATCGTCTGGTTCCTGATCGACGACATGGGCTATGGCGACCCCGGCGCGTTCGGCGGCGGCGAGGCCATCGGTGCCGCGACGCCGAACATGGACCGTCTGGCACGCGAAGGCTTGAAGCTGACCTCGACCTATTCGCAGCCCACGTGCACGCCCACGCGCTCGGCGATTCTCACCGGCCGGTTGCCGGTACGGACGGGGCTCACCCGGCCCATTCTGGCCGGCGATCGCGTCGGCAAGAATCCGTGGTCGGATGAAATCAGCCTCGCTGCGTTGCTGAGCGACTCCGGTTACACCACCGTCCTCAGCGGCAAATGGCATGTGGGCGAAGCGGAAGGCATGCGACCGCACGACGTCGGCTTCGATGAGTTCTACGGCTTCTATCCGGCACAGAAGGAGATCTCGCAGGCCTTCGACAAGCGGCGCTATCCGGATCTGGTGTTGAACCCGGAACGTCTGGCGGCGTTGCGCGCCGAGGGCGGCAGTGAAGCGCTCATCCACGGATGGAAGGGTGGAAAGACCGAAGAGGCCAGCAAGATCACCTGTCTGGACGATGTCGCCGACGGCGATCGCAAGCTGAAGGAATTCTCGATCGGGAAGATCAAGGAGCTGGCGGCGTCCGGAAAGCCGTTCTTCCTCGAGCACGCTTTCATGAAGGTGCATGCCGACAACTTTCCGTCCAAGGCTTTCGAGGGCGCGAGTAGCAGCAAGTTCCCCTACAAGGACAGCGTGGTGGAAGTCGACACGTACATCGGCGAGATCGTCGACGCGCTGGAGAAGGCGGGCGTGCTGGACAACACCTTCATCTTCATCACCTCCGACAACGGTCCGCAACGCGACAGCTGGCCGGATGCGGGCTACAGCCCGTTCCGCGGCGCCAAGTCATCGGCATGGGAAGGCGGCGTCCGCGTCCCCGGCATCGCCTACTGGAAGGGAATGATTGCGCCGGGTCGCGAGAGCGATGGCCTGTTCGACCTCATGGACCTGTTCAACACTTGCCTGGACCTCGCGGGCGTGGAGAACAAGGTGCCGCAGGATCGTTACATCGACGGCATCTGCCAGACCTCGTTCCTGCTGTGCGACGACGGCGAGTCGTGCCGCGAGAAGGTGTACATCTGGGCCGAAAAGAACCTCATGGCCATGCGCATGTACGAGTACAAGATCCACGTGAAAGTCATGACCACGCATTCGCAGTGGCTGGACATCGACATGACGACCGTGGCATCCGTCGGCATCGCGCCGTGGCTGTTCAACCTCTACATCGACCCGAAGGAGGAATACCCCGTCGGGCATCGCATGAACGCGTTCATCGCGCCGATGTCGGCGGAGCTGAAAGCGCATGCCGCGACGTTCAAGAAGTACCCGCCGAAGGACATCGGCCTCTGA